In Acropora muricata isolate sample 2 chromosome 11, ASM3666990v1, whole genome shotgun sequence, one DNA window encodes the following:
- the LOC136890903 gene encoding melanocyte-stimulating hormone receptor-like, translating to MALLAVISCAVNVPLSFMAVVGNSLLLAAFITTPGIRSPSSAFLCSLAVSDLLVGLVVQPVYILYLLKFRALLYPIMWVSMVFLGAVSLSTMTTISLDRFLALYCHMRYPSLMTEKRASYIAIALWVASFVSACLYVLSQNLMFLFPGYAFYLVITTFSYTGIYRILRRHQLQIQVEHQALGNLNNENTCRLISSRKSAINTFIFYIFMLLCYSPTFALIIVLIARPDLRELSGWHLGSTVVFVNSSINPILFCWRLRELRKAVYKVLDRCVKFVTGQ from the coding sequence ATGGCCTTGTTGGCGGTGATCAGTTGTGCTGTTAATGTTCCATTAAGTTTCATGGCAGTCGTTGGTAATAGCTTGTTGTTGGCAGCCTTCATTACTACTCCTGGTATTCGTTCGCCATCTTCTGCTTTCCTTTGCAGTCTCGCTGTCTCGGACCTTCTTGTTGGCTTGGTGGTACAACCCGTATATATTCTCTACTTACTGAAATTCCGTGCTTTGTTGTATCCAATAATGTGGGTTTCAATGGTCTTCCTTGGTGCAGTTTCGTTGTCTACGATGACAACTATAAGCTTGGATCGATTCTTAGCTCTTTATTGCCATATGCGTTACCCAAGTTTGATGACGGAAAAACGTGCGTCTTACATCGCCATAGCTCTGTGGGTGGCCTCTTTCGTTTCTGCATGTCTTTATGTCTTGAGCCAAAACCTTATGTTTCTGTTTCCTGGATATGCTTTTTACCTCGTAATTACAACATTTTCCTACACTGGTATTTATCGTATTCTTCGGAGGCATCAACTTCAGATTCAAGTGGAACACCAAGCACTGGGAAACTTGAACAACGAGAACACTTGCAGGTTGATTAGTTCAAGGAAGAGCGCCATAAACACCTTTATTTTCTACATATTTATGCTCTTGTGTTATTCCCCAACATTTGCATTAATTATTGTCTTAATTGCTCGTCCTGATCTTCGTGAACTGTCGGGTTGGCATCTTGGAAGTACTGTGGTGTTTGTGAACTCTTCCATCAACCCAATATTGTTTTGCTGGCGTTTACGCGAGCTTCGTAAAGCTGTTTACAAAGTGCTTGATAGATGTGTTAAATTTGTGACTGGACAGTAG
- the LOC136889995 gene encoding neuroglobin-like isoform X1 — protein sequence MGCSTSMQTKGTSSKQQDFSLSICDAHKTIIKSTWSKINENRVTVGKKTFLRLLEAKPELQDKFPGKLDIEKLKTTRILFGHNKILMTSIENAVTSVDDNESFRSYLVELGRRHQVRPLKAEHLEAMHLAFMATLKELFQENWTTQAFEAWSSLVTFMFEAMKIGLRDT from the exons ATGGGTTGCTCAACTTCGATGCAAACGAAGGGGACATCTTCCAAGCAGCAAGATTTTTCACTAAGTATTTGTGATGCGCATAAGACAATTATAAAAAGCACCTGGAGCAAGATAAACGAGAATCGAGTAACAGTaggaaagaaaacatttttgag ACTTTTGGAAGCAAAACCTGAGTTACAGGACAAGTTTCCAGGCAAGCTAGATATCGAGAAGCTCAAAACAACGCGGATTCTCTTCGGCCATAACAAGATCCTAATGACATCTATTGAAAATGCAGTTACATCAGTGGATGATAATGAGAGCTTCAGAAGTTACCTTGTAGAACTCGGGAGACGACATCAGGTCAGGCCGCTAAAAGCTGAGCACTTAGAG GCAATGCACTTGGCTTTCATGGCGACATTGAAAGAACTATTTCAGGAGAACTGGACAACACAAGCGTTTGAAGCTTGGAGTTCTTTAGTTACCTTCATGTTCGAAGCAATGAAGATTGGATTGCGTGATACTTGA
- the LOC136889995 gene encoding hemoglobin subunit zeta-like isoform X2 has translation MGCSTSMQTKGTSSKQQDFSLSICDAHKTIIKSTWSKINENRVTVGKKTFLRLLEAKPELQDKFPGKLDIEKLKTTRILFGHNKILMTSIENAVTSVDDNESFRSYLVELGRRHQAMHLAFMATLKELFQENWTTQAFEAWSSLVTFMFEAMKIGLRDT, from the exons ATGGGTTGCTCAACTTCGATGCAAACGAAGGGGACATCTTCCAAGCAGCAAGATTTTTCACTAAGTATTTGTGATGCGCATAAGACAATTATAAAAAGCACCTGGAGCAAGATAAACGAGAATCGAGTAACAGTaggaaagaaaacatttttgag ACTTTTGGAAGCAAAACCTGAGTTACAGGACAAGTTTCCAGGCAAGCTAGATATCGAGAAGCTCAAAACAACGCGGATTCTCTTCGGCCATAACAAGATCCTAATGACATCTATTGAAAATGCAGTTACATCAGTGGATGATAATGAGAGCTTCAGAAGTTACCTTGTAGAACTCGGGAGACGACATCAG GCAATGCACTTGGCTTTCATGGCGACATTGAAAGAACTATTTCAGGAGAACTGGACAACACAAGCGTTTGAAGCTTGGAGTTCTTTAGTTACCTTCATGTTCGAAGCAATGAAGATTGGATTGCGTGATACTTGA
- the LOC136889992 gene encoding melanocyte-stimulating hormone receptor-like, giving the protein MQSSEFILSKLYKAKVTESLMQNNTENSPLKYGDNCLNEHQAAVISNVALNVPLLTTAIIGNALVLGAIFKTQSLRSPSIIFLCSLAISDLFVGLVVQPVFMVHLLKCDKIILQVYSILSLSAGGVSLATITAISVDRLLALQYHMRYPGMVTSSRAAYVSTSIWFFCLLLASLNLWSYTIHLFAVGFGIALCILISTFSYIKIYRIVCKHQSCIQAQQQAIESFNTEQKRHITRTTITALNTFIFYIFMLLCYLPVSMSALTKALYQNIWNVTWTFSDTIAFMISAINPFLYCWRVHELRTAVLKLLRNILRQTDAN; this is encoded by the coding sequence ATGCAGAGTTCGGAGTTCATTTTATCGAAACTGtacaaggcaaaggtcacggaGTCGTTGATGCAGAATAATACAGAAAATTCACCGTTGAAGTACGGAGATAACTGCTTAAACGAGCACCAAGCCGCAGTCATTAGTAATGTTGCTCTTAACGTTCCACTACTAACCACGGCCATCATTGGCAACGCGTTAGTGTTGGGCGCTATTTTCAAGACGCAGTCTCTTCGTTCACCGTCGATTATTTTTCTCTGTAGTCTTGCCATTTCTGACCTTTTCGTCGGGCTTGTTGTGCAACCGGTCTTCATGGTTCACTTGTTGAAATGTGACAAGATTATCCTGCAAGTTTACAGCATCTTATCTCTGTCAGCCGGTGGTGTATCATTGGCTACAATAACTGCCATCAGTGTGGATCGTCTCCTTGCTCTTCAATATCACATGCGTTACCCTGGAATGGTAACTTCATCGCGCGCTGCATATGTATCTACAAGTATCTGGTTCTTCTGTTTGCTTCTCGCCAGTCTCAATTTGTGGAGTTACACAATTCACCTTTTCGCAGTTGGGTTTGGCATTGCTTTATGTATCcttatttcaacattttcataCATAAAAATTTATCGGATCGTTTGCAAACATCAGTCTTGCATACAGGCGCAGCAACAGGCAATAGAAAGTTTCAACACCGAACAAAAGCGGCACATTACGCGAACCACGATAACTGCACTCAATACTTTCATTTTCTACATTTTTATGCTCCTATGTTATTTGCCTGTGTCAATGTCAGCGCTGACTAAAGCTCTTTATCAGAATATTTGGAATGTAACTTGGACGTTCTCTGATACCATTGCATTTATGATATCGGCGATTAATCCTTTTCTTTACTGTTGGCGAGTTCACGAATTACGCACCGCGGTGTTAAAATTATTGCGAAATATTTTAAGACAAACAGATGCAAACTAA
- the LOC136889993 gene encoding adrenocorticotropic hormone receptor-like — protein MRKHKYDNTKRLNKKMIQLAVEMKNETPNHNLQHEANNFQLAIINCALNVPLMFATITGNALVLITMLTSPSLRSPSIVFLCNLAISDLLVGLVVQPILITRSLHPQWKIITSVYEIFAICFGGVTLLTMTAISVDRYLALYSHMNYPNLVTSRRTVITSITIWFICCSFPGLYLWSQRVTFSFTIVIIALCVFISTVCYLKIYRVVRHHQNQIQQQAAATHRVNDHRGQHVRISKKTAMNTFIYYICMILCYSPVTVPMVQKAFFKNQWTIAGTLADTVVFMNSAINPFLYCWRNRELRSLVSETLRKVFFKQSVGNDVRSRQNNLVNVGDL, from the coding sequence ATGCGCAAACATAAATATGACAACACAAAACGACTGAATAAAAAAATGATTCAGTTAGCGGTCGAGATGAAGAACGAAACGCCAAATCACAACCTTCAACACGAGGCGAATAATTTTCAACTTGCCATCATAAACTGTGCTTTGAATGTTCCACTCATGTTTGCGACTATCACGGGCAATGCTTTGGTTTTAATTACTATGTTGACATCTCCATCGCTTCGTTCACCATCCATCGTTTTCCTATGCAATCTGGCCATTTCTGATCTCTTGGTTGGACTCGTGGTGCAGCCAATCCTAATCACTCGCTCCTTGCACCCGCAATGGAAAATCATTACGAGCGTTTACGAGATCTTCGCCATTTGCTTTGGTGGTGTGACTCTCTTAACGATGACAGCCATAAGCGTTGACCGATATTTGGCTCTTTACTCTCACATGAATTATCCGAATCTAGTCACCTCACGGCGCACTGTAATTACATCCATCACCATCTGGTTTATTTGCTGTAGTTTCCCGGGCCTTTATCTCTGGAGCCAAAGAGTCACATTTTCTTTCACGATCGTCATCATCGCTCTATGCGTGTTTATTTCCACGGTTTGTTACCTAAAAATTTACCGCGTCGTTCGCCATCATCAGAATCAAATTCAACAGCAGGCGGCAGCAACACACCGTGTTAACGACCATCGAGGCCAACATGTGCGGATTTCGAAGAAAACAGCAATGAACACGTTTATATATTACATTTGCATGATCTTGTGTTATTCGCCTGTGACTGTGCCTATGGTGCAAAAAGCATTTTTCAAAAACCAGTGGACAATTGCTGGGACCTTGGCTGACACCGTAGTGTTTATGAATTCCGCTATTAATCCATTTCTTTATTGCTGGCGAAACCGTGAGCTGAGATCCCTAGTTTCGGAAACTCTCCGAAAGGTCTTTTTCAAGCAAAGTGTTGGTAATGATGTTAGGAGTAGACAAAACAATTTGGTGAATGTTGGGGACTTATGA